The window GCGCAGCCTTGAAATCGCCCTTGTAGATCTCGTTGTCGCTGATGTCTCCGTTCTGCCAGGTCCACAGCATGGTCAGAAGGTTATTGGCGTCCTTGGGCAGGAAGAAGCCTTCCCAGAACGCGACCAGGAAATCCTCCAGGGATGAATAGCCCAACGTCTTGAGATCGAGCTCCGCGCGATAGAAATCCTGCGAGAATCCCCATCCGGCGTACACGCGAGCGGCTGCCCGCAGACCACGCGCCGGCTTGTCGGTGTACCAGCCTTCCTTCCAGGCTGCATCGGCGGTGAGCGCGGCCTTGACGCCCTCCAGAAAGACGAAATTGTGCCGCGAGCATTTGGCTGAACCGCAGAACGGCGCGATCAGATCCATCATGTCCGGATACAGCGCGCCCCAGTGAAAGCTCTGCAGCGCCCCCATCGACCATCCGGTGACCAGACGAATATGTTCGATGCCGAATTTCTCGGTGACGAGGCGATGCTGCACCCGGACGTTATCGTAGGGGGTGACTTGCGGAAACCGCGGTCCGTTGTAGGGCTCCGGCGTGTTGCTCGGCGAAGACGACAGGCCATTACCCAGCATGTTGGGAATGATGATGAAATATTTTTCGGGATCGAGGGCTCTCCCCGCGCCCGCCAGCCATTCATTGTCGTAGTGCTCCCCCGAATACCACGTCGGGTAGACAATCACATTGTCCTTGGCCGCATTCAACGTACCGAATGTCTTGTAAGCCAGCTTGCAGCCACGCAGCGTCGCGCCACGCTGCAGTTTGATATCGCCAAGCTCGTAGATCTCGTAGTCGAGGCTCATGGTCATCCTACATCATTGTTGGAGGAAAACGGCCACACCCGCACCCTGCAGACGTGGCCCGGTCCGATCACGCCGGGCTGGCTGCCTTCTCGCCAGCTACACCCATCGCAGCGAGCGCGTAGTAAGCGATACCCGCCACCACCGCAGCCGAGATTGCGGTCGAGAGTCCCGGAAAACCCTTTTCAACGATGAAGGCGCAGGCCGACCCGATCCCCCAGGCGATGAACGGCGCCGGCCGCCAATCACTGCTGATGCTGGCGTCAGGCCGCAGCAGATACTGATCGATCAGGATGATGGCTCCGATCGGCGGCACCAGAATTCCAAGCAGCGACAACCATTGAATGAAGAAGGCCCAGACATTACCGGCAGCGACGACGATGCCGATGACGCCAAGGATCACCGCCATGATCCGCATATGCGTGCCGAGAATCCGCGACCAGCCTGTCGCCGCGTTATAGAGGCAGTGGGCGCACACCGAGCCGAGATTGACGTAGAGAAATATGAACGCCAGCACGCTCAACCATGCGACTTGCTTGCCTTTGATATAACCAAACATGTTGTCGGCGCCAAACGGATTGGCGTTGGGCACGGCCAGCGCCGCGGTCATGACGCCGCCCACCAACATGGCGACCAGATTGGCGAACGGAAACGCGCTGAATGTTGAGATCAGTGACGAAGCGGGCGTGGGCGCCCAGCGGTTGAAATCGGCGGTCACCGTGCCGGCATCGATGAACAGCGCGATAACGACCGTAAGGCCGACACCCATCGACAAGGTTGCGACGCCGTTGTTGCCGGCATAGTTGAAAATGGCCGAGGCAGTGGTGGTGGACGCCGCGTCGAAGGCAACCCAAAGCCCAAGCACGACGAACAGCGGGACCGAAATGAGCCCCAGAGTTTGCGTGTGTGAATTGTTGCTCTCGCCGTATCCTTCCCAATTTCCCGGGCGGCAGCAGAACCCGCCGCCCGGAGTCATTTTCGTTCATCCAATCAGCGATGCTTGGTCGACTGATTCGGAATGCCCTCGATCGGGCATTCGTCAACGCCCACCGTCGTGCGGGTAAAGGATTCCACCATCTCCCGCGTACCTTCGGGATCGGCGATCCATTTCGAATAGAAGTCGTAGGGGCACGCCGCCACGCCTTTATCGCCTTCGCCGGAAATTGATCATGCCGGTGTAGCCGCGATGCACCAGCTTGAAGAGGTGATTTTCGGACTGGTTGTTGCGGCGGGCGTCGCGGATCAATGATTTCGACAGTGCGGCATACTGGATGCCGTAGTCTTCCTCGCCGCATTCGCCGAGCGTGCGGCCGTCGAAACCGATGATAGCGGAGTGGCCGAAATACGAATACACGCCGTCGAAGCCCGAGGCATTGGCGACGGCCACGTAGACATTGTTGGCCCAGGCCATCGCCTTCGCCATCAGCACCTGCTGGTCCTTGGCCGGATACATGTAGCCCTGGCAGCGCACGATCAGCTCGGCGCCCTTCATGGCGCAGTCGCGCCAGATTTCTGGATAATTGCCGTCATCGCAGATGATCAGCGAGATCTTCAGGCCTTTCGGCCCTTCGGACATGTAGGTGCAGTTGCCGGGATACCAGCCTTCGATCGGCACCCAGGGCATGATCTTGCGATATTTCTGCACCACCTCGCCCTGGTCGTTCATCAGGATCAGCGTGTTGTAGGGCGCCTTGTGCGGATGTTCTTCATGGCGCTCGCCGGTCAGCGAGAACACGCCCCAGACTTTTGCTTTCCGGCAGGCTTCGGCGAAAATCTCGGTCTCATCGCCCGGCACCGATGACGCGGTGTCGTACATCTCCTTGGAGTCGTACATGATGCCGTGGGTGGAATATTCCGGGAAGATCACCAGATCCATGCCCGGCAGGCCTTTCTTCATCCCGACCAGCATGTCGGCAATCTTGCGGGCGTTGTCGAGCACCTCGGCCTTGGTGTGCAACCGCGGCATCTTGTAGTTCACCACGGCGACGCCGACGGTGTCGTTGCTCGAGGAAATATCGCCGTGATGCATAGCTCTCTCCCTTCGGCGGAACGAAGCGTCCGCGCCGATTGTTCGACGATGAAAAACAAAAAAGCCCGACAGATCCTCACGGATCTTTCGGGCTTGCGTCGCCAGTGCCGGACCAACATCATTGGTGATCCAGCGAAAACCGCGCCGGCAAACTAGATTGCCCGGCCGCAGTCAGGTGTAAAACTAAACATCTTTCACGCGGTACTGCAACAATTCATTGGCGTTGATGATCGCCGCCGCCATGTCGTCCATCGACAATCGCTTGGCCATCGCCTGGCGACGGATGCTCTCATAGGCGTCGGTCTCGCTGAGACCCTGCCCGTCCATCAGGATCGCCTTGGCCTTCTGGATGCGCTGGATACCCGACAGCTTGCGTTCCAGCTTGCGAATGCGCTTCTCGGTGTCGCGCCGCTCCAGCCACAGGCTGCGGGCGATGGTGAGATGGGTCAGCAGACCAAACGGACGGATCGGCCGCTCGATCACCGCGACGGCGCCGGCTTCGAGCACCAATTGCAGCGTCGAGGGGTCTTCATAGCCGACGATGGCGATCAGCGTCGGCCGCGGACCATCGTTCGACTTCAGCAGCCGCTGGATTTCGAGGCGCACATCATGCTCGATCGCCAGCAGCATCACGTCGCACGCATCGGGCCAGGATTCCGGCACCGGCCATTGCGCCTCCACCATGCAGCCGATCCGGCGCAGGTGTTCGACCAGGCTGATGCGCTCATTGTCGGGCGGATGCACCACCTGCACCCGCAGCCCACGAAGATCGCGAAGGATCTGAATGGCCATCAGCGTGTCACCGATGGCAGGTCGTCGGCCGACCAGTCGTCGAGGCTCTGCACGACGCAATAGGGATCGGGTTTGATGCGCACGCCGGGATTCCACACCGTCTGGAATTTGCCGTGCTGGTCGAGCCTGGCGATACGCGGCCACAGATAGGCGTGGTTGTTTTCCGGATCGATTCGCACCCTTCCCTGCGGCGCGTCGAATTCGGAATCCCTGAGTTCAGGCAGCAGCCGTTCGGGATCGTCCGAGCCGCAGCGCTTCAGCGCGCGCATCGCCAGATGGACCTGAAAATACGCGGCTTCCGCCGCGGCCGTCACCGGCGCATCAGGGCCGTATTTCGCCTTGAAGTTTTCCACAAAACGCCGGGCTGCGGGGCTCGATGTGGTTTCGAAAAACGGCGCCGCGGTGATGTGGCCTTCGGCGGCCTCGACGTGCATGCCCGCCACTTCGGCCTCGCTGGTGGTGAGGCTGGCGATCGGCATTTTCGCGGGATCAAAGCCGGCGGCGCGATAGGCCTCGTAAAAGGTCGAAGTGCCCGCGCCCACCACGGTGGAAAAGATCACGTCGGGCGCGGTCTTTTTGATCTGCTGGATGACCTTTTCGAAATCCGCCGGGCCTGCCTGCAGGGGGACATAGAGTTCGTCGAGCACCTTGCCGCGGCCCTGCATGACGAAATCCGTCATCAGGCGATTGGATTCGTAGGGATAGATGTAATTCGATCCCACCAGCAGAAAGCGGTTGCCGAAGGTGGAGAGCAGATAGCGCGCCAGTTGCAGCGCGTTCTGGTTGGGCGCCGCACCGGAATAGATACAGCTGCGGGAATATTCGAAGCCTTCGTAGAGCGTCGGATAGAACAGCAACCCGCGGTGGCTTTCCACCACCGGCAGCACCGCCTTGCGGGTGCTCGACATGTAGCAGCCGAACAGCAGGCGGATGCGATCCTGCTGAAACAGCCGCTCTGCGAGGGCGCGAAACTGCTTGGGGTCCGACGCCGGGTCGTAAATGACGGGCTCGATGAGGCGATCGAGAACGCCGCCGGCGGCATTGATCTCGTCGATGGCCAGCAAGGTCGCGTTCAGTTGCGATTGTTCGATCGCGGAGGTCACACCTGTCTGAGAGAAGAGCACCCCGACGCGCCACGCGCTGCCGCTATCTTCACCCGAACTCATGCGACTGATTCATTCCATTGTGTGGGTCCGCTGCGCGCAGCCTATGCGCAGATAGCGGCAAACTCAAACCGCGCCTCCGAAAGCTGCGCATTCATTCGACAGCGAACAAAAGCCTAGGCCGGTAGCGCAAACGGCCCGCCCATTCGCCGCACTGATTTTGACCAGAGGGCCACGTAAACAGCGCCTAATATAGGCGACGCGCTCGATTTGACGGCAACATCGTCCCTTTGTTGACAGCCACATCCCGGCGGTTTTATCCGTATTCATTCGCTCGCGAATAATCTGTTGAAGCCGGCATCGAAGGTGCGGCCGACCTGAGGTGAAGGCATGGACAAGGCAACTCGGATCGCCATTCTGGGCGCGGGTCTCGCCGGGCTTACGGCGGCGGGCCTGCTGCAGCGGGCGGGATTTTCCGTTGCGGTCTACGAGCAGAGCCCGAATTTCTCGCGGATCGGCGCCGGAATTATCCTGGGCGCCAATGTTGCAAAAGTGCTGCGCCGGCTCGATCTCGAACACGGGCTGGCCACCACCGGCATTCGCCCCGATGCGTTCGTCAGCCGCGCCTGGGACTCCGGCGACACCACCTATGAACTGGTTTTCGACGCCGCGTGTGAAGCGCGCTTCGATGGGCCGTTCGTCAACATCCATCGTGCTGATCTTCATCAACTGCTGCAGAGCGCGCTGGCACCAGGCACCATCCGTTTCGGGCACAAGATCGTAGATATCAACGAGACCGCCAATGGCGTGACGCTGTCGTTCGAGAACGGCGCGGTTGTCGAGGCCGATCTCGCCATCGGCGCCGATGGTATCCGCTCGAAGGTGCGCGAAATCATGCTGGGCTTTGAGGAGCCGCGCTTCATCGGCCGGATCGCGCCGCGCGCGGTGTTTCCGGCGGACCGCATCAAGGGCGATCCGATCCGCGACTGCACCAAATGGTGGGCGCCGGATCGCCATGTGCTGGCTTACTACATGACCGCGCGCCGCGACGAGGTCTACGTGATGGCGGCGATTCCGGCGGAACGCTGGGACGGCGACGGCTCGCCGGTGCGCGGCAATCGCGACGAATTCATCGCCGCCTTCGACGGCTTCCATCCCGACCTGCTGCGCGCGGCGGAAGCCGCCACCGACGTCACGGTGTGGCCGATCCTCGATCGGCCGCGCAACGATTGCTGGAGCAAGGGCCGCGTGGTGCTGATGGGCGACTCCTGCCACCCGGTGCGGCCGTTCATGGCAGCGGGCGGCGCGATGGCCATCGAGGATGCCGCTGTGCTCACCCGCTGCATTTCACAGTTCGCCGATCCCGCGACGGCCTTTGCGCGCTACGCCGCGGTGCGGATTCCGCGCGTCGCCGAAATCCAGCGCATCTCGATCGAGAACACCTGGATGCATGGCGCCACCGAGACCGACTGGTTCTTCGCCTATGATCCCTGCGTCGTGCCACTCGCCGCCGCCTGACTCCAAAGGGAATCTTCAAGGAAACATCATGCCCGACTTCAAACCCAGCACCGCGAACGAGACCCGCCCCGATCCGATGATCGCGCGCGATCTGGTCGGCTACGGCGAGAACCCGCCGGATCCGCGCTGGCCCGGCGCCCGCATTGCCGTCAATTTCAACCTCAACATCGAGGGCGGCAGCGAATCGACGCTGGCCAATGGCGATGCGGTGTCCGAAGGCATGCTCAACGACATCGGCGTCCCCACCAAGATCGGCGTGCGATCGCCGCTGGTGGAATCCGTGTTCGAATATGGCAGCCGCCGCGGCGCCTGGCGCGTGCTCGACATCTTCAGCAAATTCTCCGTGCCCGTCAGCGTACTCGGCGTCGCCCGCGCGCTGGAGCAAAATCCGGAACTCGCCAAGGCCTGCGTGGCGCGCGGCCACGAGATCGTCAGCCACGGCTATCGCTGGATCGACTACGCCGACGTCGACGAAGCGACGGAGCGCGCGCATATCTGCCGCGCCGTTGAAATACTGACCCAGCTCACCGGCAGCCGCCCGCTTGGCTGGATGACCGGACGTCCGGGGCCGAATACGCGGCGGCTGATCGCCGAGGAAGGTGGCTTCCTCTACGATCGCGATTCGCTCGCCGACGAACTGCCGTACTGGATCGCCACCGCAAACGGGCCGCATCTCGTGATCCCCTATTCCTATGAGGCCAACGACAACCGCTTCAACGAGAATTCCGGTTTTTCCACCGGCCAGGATTTTTTCGACTACATGCGCGACGCCTTCGACCTGCTTTACGCGGAGGGCGAAGCCGGATCGCCGAAGCTGCTGTCGATCGGCCTGCACGACCGGCTGATCGGCCGCCCCGGCCGCGCCGGCAGTCTGATCAAGCTGCTGCAGCACATGGCGGGCTTCGAAGGCGTTTGGTTCTGCCGCGGCATCGACATCGCGCAGCACTGGCGCACGCAGTTTCCGCCGGGGGCGTGAGCGGTTAGTGGGCGAAGCGCCGCAGCGCCGATGCCGTGCAGCGCGCGGAATTCCGCGGACTCGTGACCCGGATGCGATGCAACGCACCGCCTTTCTTCACCCTCGAGGGGGAGGGTGAAGAAAGAGTTGCGTCGCAGCTCTTCGATGATCTCGGATTCAAATTTCGAACAGCGCAATCCAACAGGACTGTAGGGTGGGCAAAGGCGCCCTTGCGCCGTGCCCACCCTACGCAGCGACGAACTTCCACACCCACGATTGTCATTCCGGGGCGCGAGCAGCGCCAGCTGCGAACGAGCCCGGAATCCATACGCCCGATGGTGGTTATGGATTCCGGGCCCGCGCAAGAGCGCGTCCCGGAATGACAAGGAAGGCGCGTCCCGGAATGACAAAGGAGTGGGTCTCGATACTTTGTCCATTACGGTCCATCACGACTTCCATTCGGCTTCCTGCAGCAGCCGCCAGCTGATCTTGTTGCTCTCGGAACGCGGCAGGCTGTCGACGAAGACCACCACGCGCGGCGCCTTGTAGCTGGCCATCGCGCTCCGCGCCCAGGCGACGATATCGTCCGGCGATGTGGTGACCTTGGCGGCGTCGTGCAGGGTGACCAGCGCCTTCACCGCTTCGCCGCGATAGCTGTCCGGCGTCGAGATGATGCAGCATTCCTTGATCGCGGGATGTCCGTACATGGTGGCCTCGACCTCGGCCGGCCATACCTTGAAGCCGCTGACATTGATCATCCGCTTCAGCCGATCCACGGCGAAGAAATAGCCGTCGCGGTCGCGATAACCGAGATCGCCGGTGCGCAGGAAACGCTTGCCGTCGAGTTCGATGAATGCGCTCGCATTGGCCTCGGGCCTGTTCCAGTAGTCCTTCAGGACCTGCGGGCCATGCACGACGATCTCGCCGGTCTCGTCATTGCCCAGTTCCGCCATCGTGTCGGGATCGATGATCCTCGCATCGGTTTCATGCACAGGGACGCCGAGGCATTGCCGCTTCGGCGCCGCCAGCGGATTGAGATGGGTCGGCGACATGGTTTCGGTCATGCCGTAGCCCTCGACGAAATCGAGATCGAAGCGGGTCTTGAGGCGCTCGGCGACCGCCACCGGCATCGCGGCGCCGCCGCCGGTGATGACCTTGAGCCGGCCGAAACAGTCTTCGCGAAATCCCGCGCTGGACAGCACGTCGACGATCATGGTCGGCGCCGCATTCCAGAACGTCACGCCATAAGTTTCGAACAGTTCCGGGATGAGGTCCTTGTCCCATCGCGCCATCAGGACGAGCGTGGCGCCAACAGAAATCGCCGCGTTCATCGAGCCCTGCATGCCCGCCACATGGAACAGCGGCATGAAGCCGGTCATGACGTCATTGCCGCCAAGCCGATACCACCGCGCCTGCAGCACCGCCGTGAACAGCACGCTGCGATGGAGATGGATGCAGGCCTTCCGTTTTCCCGTGGTGCCGGACGTATAGGGCAGGATGCAGAGATCGTCCGGCGTTGCCGTCATCGCGGCGGGCCGCTCGGCCTGCGCAATAGCCGAGGCCCAGAGATGCCAGCCCGGCGTGGCGGGAAACTCCGCTGGCTGCTGCGTGACACAGGCCGGCAACGTATAGGGCGTACCGGCGGGCACGTAGTCGCGATAATGCGCGACAATGACGTGGTCGAGGCCCGATCCCAGCAGCGGTTCAAAGACCTCGGCGAGGTCGCTGCCGACGATCGCAGTCCTGGCGCCGCTGTCGGAAGCCAGATAGCCGATCTCGGCAGTCTTGTTCATCGGATTGACCGGCACCACCACCGCGTCCGCGCGCATGACCGCATAATAGGCGATGACATATTGCGGTGAATTCTGCAGCGCGATCAGGACGCGATCGCCGCGCCGGACGCCGCAGACGTTCTGCAGATAGCCGGCCATGGCATCGACCTGACGGAGCAACTCGGCGTAGCTCAGGCTAGCGCCGTAAAACACGGTGGCCGGATGATCCGGACGAGCGCGCGCCGCCCGCGCCAGCGCGTCGTACAGCACGCCATCCGGCACCGCGAGATGCCGGGGCTCATCGATGGGCCAGAAGGCGGCAAGATCGGTCATCTCAGACTTCCTGATAAATCGTCTTGTATGCTGTGCGTTCAATCGGGGATCAGTGAGAGCCGTTCGAACGCGCAAATTCCTCGTCTGCGAGGTGCAGCCCGTGGTCCAGCGCTTCCAGAAGCGCTTCGGATTCCGCTTCGGAGATGATCAGTGGCGGCGCCAGAAACAAAGACGTCTGCTCGCCGCTGGTACCGATCACCGCGCCGGCGTCGAGCGCCCGCACCGCGACGCGTGAGGCGATGGGGTTTTCCGTGGTGTCGGCGGCCCAGGAGCGCCAGTCCGGCCCGTGCAACTCCATCGTCCAGTGCAGGCCCTGGCCGGCGACGCGCTTGACGCTTGGATGTCGCCGGGCGATCTCCACCAGGCGCCGCGCATACAGCGTCTCCATCTCGCGCACATGCGCCAGAATGTTTTCGTCCGTCACGGCCTCCAAATAGGCGCTGACCGCGGCCATGCTGATCGGGTGCCCGCGCAGCGTGCCGTAGTTCTGCCAGCTCTTGCCCTTCAGCTGTTCGACGATCGCTTTCGACACCACCACCGCGGCGACCGACGCGGCGCCGCCACCGAGCGATTTGCCCATGGTGACAATGTCGGGGCGGCTCTGGGCGCCCTGGAAGGCGAACCAGCGCCCCGAACGTCCCGCACCGGTCACGACCTCGTCGGCGATCCAGAACGAACCGGCCTGCGCCGCGTGCCGCGCGACCTCGTCCTGATAGCCGCCATCGTAATAGATACCGCCCTGGGTGTAATCGATGATCGTCGCCGCGGTATCCGCCAGCGTGGCCGTGGCATCGACGAGATATTCCCTGGCCGGACGATTGTTGAGCGACGCGCCATAGATCGCGCCGTCGGGCGCCGGAAGGATTTTGACGTCGACCATCGGCGCGGGCTTGCGCGACCCGCCGCTATGCACAGCCAGTCCGCCATGCCAATGCGGCTGCACGGTCATGCTGCGCGACAAGCCGACCAGGCCATGATAGGCGCGCTCGCGGGTAGCCAAGGCGGTCCTTTGGGTGAGCGCCTGACACAGCGAGAGCGCCATATCGTTGGCTTCGCTGCCGCTGATGCAGAAGCGGACCGCGCCGACCCAGTCTTCCTCGCCCTTGAAGGCGGTGCCGATCAGATCCTCGGCTGCCTTCTCGCGCCCGATCCAGGTCCAGCCCTCGTTGACCACCGGTGTGTCCGCAGCCCTGCGGATCGCCTCCACCATTTTGGGATGCCGATGGCCAAGCCCGCCGCCGGTGTTGCTGCCGTCGATGAGGCGGCGGCCATCCTGGAGGTGGAAGTACACGCCCTCACCGCCGACCACCGTCAATGGCACACTGTCGCCGGCATTCAGGCCGGTCCGCAGAAGTCTACTCATCGAAATCTACTCTTTTCAGGCTGCCGCACCAAAACCTCCACCGCCGCACATCTCTATGGTGACGAGATCGTCCTGCTGCAGAACGACATTCGACTTGCCGTCGATCTCCACAGGCTTCCCGTCCCTCGTCAGCGAAATCCGGCAGGTCTTGCCGGGCTCGCCACCCTGCAGGCCGAACGGCGGAATCACCATGCGTTCGATGCACGTCGTCAGATGCATCGATGGCGCCAGAATGCGGTAGGCGCGCACGATGCCATCGCCGCCCGGATACTGCCCGGTGCCACCGGAGCCCCAGCGGATCGCCTGCTGTTCGACGCGGATCTTGTAGTTCGCCTCGATGACTTCGACCGGCGTATTCGAGGTGTTGGCGAGATGCACGCGGGTGGCGGATCCGCCGGCGCGATTGTGCCGCGCGCCTTCGCCGCCGCCATGAACCTCGTACAGCATCTTCCAGGAGCCATCCTGCCGCGGCTCGGCGAAGAACAGCACGCCGGCTGTGGTCGCTCCACCCGCAGACAGCCGCTCCGGGATCACGTCCTTCATCGCGAGAAAAATCGCATCGACGATCCGCATCGAGGTCTCGTGATTGCCGGCCGCCACCGGCGCGGTGAGACCGGGTTCGAAGATCGAGCCGGGGCGGGTGATGATGGTGAGCGGGCGCAGCGCGCCGGCATTCTGCTGCATGTCGCGGCCGCTCATGATGCGGGCGCAATAGGCCACGGCCGATCGCGCGATGAACGAGGTGGTGTTGCAGAAATTCGAGACCCGGTCGCAGCTGCCGGACAGATCGAAGGTCGCTTCATCGCCCTTGATGGTGATCCTGACGTGGATCCGCGCCGGTCTGCCGCCCACATCGCCGTCGTCAAGGTGATCTTCGCCCTCGTAGACACCATCCGGCAGTTCCAGAATAGCTTCCCGCATCTCGGCTTCGGACAGATCGTGCAGCCGCGACAGCGTCGCCAGAAATACCTGCTTGCCGTGCTGCTTGCACAATTCGAGGATGCGGCGTTCGCCGGCCTGGGTGGCGGCGATCTGGCCGAGCAGATCGCCTTCGCAGGCGGCGGGATCGCGGACATTGACCTTGAGGAACTGGACGATGGGGTCGCTGATCCCAAGCGCGGTGGCGATCAGGATCGGCGGAATACGAAGCGCTTCCTGAAAGGTATCGATCGCCTTCGCGAAATAGCTGCCCGGCCAGGTGCCGCCAATGTCCGGCCAATGGGCGAGGCTGACCGCAAAGGCGACGATTTCACCGTCAACAAACACCGGGCGAACCACCTTGACGTCGTTGAGATGATTGCCGCCGAGCGCGCCGAGATTGTAGATCAGCACGTCGCCGTTCTTCATCGTGCCGGCGGGAACGACTTTCAGCAGCTCACGAACCGTGTAGGCCATCGCACCGAGATGGATGGGGATATCCTTACCCTGCCCCACCAGATCGCCGCGCGCGTCCGTGATCGCCGACGATAGATCGCCGGCCTCGCGCAACAACGGCGAGCGCGCCGAGCGCGTCACCACCAGGCTCATCTCCTCCGCCGCGGCGGAGAGACCATGGCGGATCACTTCGACAGCAAATGGGTCGAGCTTCATGATGCGACCTTCGTCAGATAGAGGTTTCCGCTGGCGTCCGGCACGGCCTGCCAGTGCGGCGGGACCACCACGGTGGACCAGGCATCCTCGATGATGGCCGGCCCCGTGACGACGTCGGACATCGAGCCACGATCAACGATATCCGTCATGACGTCATGGGCATCATCGAACGAGCATCGGCGCGCGACGAACGCGGTTCGCCTGGAGTCGGCAGTGGGTCGCCCGACCTGTGTCGTCGAGGGCTGCCGTGCCTGAACGCGGATCGATTCGATGACGCAGCTTTCCGTGGTGGCGTAGCCAAACAGTTCGCGATGCTTCTTGAGAAACTCCTGCTCGAGAATGGCGGCATCCAGCGGCATCGTGAATGGCACCGGGATGGCATCGGTCTGCGCGGCGTAGCGCATCAGCGCGACCAGTTCGATTTCGATCGAGGACCGCGCGATGTCGTTGGCGACCAGCGGCTGCAGCGTCAATTCGACCAGCGCGTCGATCCGCCGCGAGACTTTCGCAACGTCAATTCCGTCGATCGCGGCGCGCAGCGTCTGCTGCTGCAGGAAGCTGAAATCGGCAGTCAGGCAACCGAGCGCGGAAAAGGCGCTCGACGCCGCCGGCACGACGATCTCGCTGATGCCGTACAGATCCGCCAGACCGGCCGCATGCATCGGGCCGCCGCCGCCAAACGCCAGCAAGGTGCAGTCGCGGCCGTCGATGCCGCGCTCCACCGTCACCCGCCGCAAGGCGCGCGCCATGGTCGCATTCGCCACTCGAATGATTCCCAGCGCGGTTTCGTTCAGGCTCAGTCCGAGCCGCTGCGCGATCGGCGCGATAGCGCGGGCCGCGGCCTCCAGATCGATGCCAATCCGGTCGCCCAGTCGCGTTGCGGGATTGAGATAGCCGAGCAACGCATTGGCGTCGGTGATGGTCGGCTCAAGGCCGCTGCGGCCGTAGCAGGCCGGGCCGGGCTCCGATCCCGCGCTTTCCGGCCCGACGGTCAATCCG is drawn from Nitrobacteraceae bacterium AZCC 2146 and contains these coding sequences:
- a CDS encoding 6-hydroxynicotinate 3-monooxygenase (product_source=KO:K14974; cath_funfam=3.50.50.60; cog=COG0654; ko=KO:K14974; pfam=PF01494; superfamily=51905; transmembrane_helix_parts=Inside_1_6,TMhelix_7_29,Outside_30_375); this encodes MDKATRIAILGAGLAGLTAAGLLQRAGFSVAVYEQSPNFSRIGAGIILGANVAKVLRRLDLEHGLATTGIRPDAFVSRAWDSGDTTYELVFDAACEARFDGPFVNIHRADLHQLLQSALAPGTIRFGHKIVDINETANGVTLSFENGAVVEADLAIGADGIRSKVREIMLGFEEPRFIGRIAPRAVFPADRIKGDPIRDCTKWWAPDRHVLAYYMTARRDEVYVMAAIPAERWDGDGSPVRGNRDEFIAAFDGFHPDLLRAAEAATDVTVWPILDRPRNDCWSKGRVVLMGDSCHPVRPFMAAGGAMAIEDAAVLTRCISQFADPATAFARYAAVRIPRVAEIQRISIENTWMHGATETDWFFAYDPCVVPLAAA
- a CDS encoding peptidoglycan/xylan/chitin deacetylase (PgdA/CDA1 family) (product_source=COG0726; cath_funfam=3.20.20.370; cog=COG0726; pfam=PF01522; superfamily=88713), with amino-acid sequence MPDFKPSTANETRPDPMIARDLVGYGENPPDPRWPGARIAVNFNLNIEGGSESTLANGDAVSEGMLNDIGVPTKIGVRSPLVESVFEYGSRRGAWRVLDIFSKFSVPVSVLGVARALEQNPELAKACVARGHEIVSHGYRWIDYADVDEATERAHICRAVEILTQLTGSRPLGWMTGRPGPNTRRLIAEEGGFLYDRDSLADELPYWIATANGPHLVIPYSYEANDNRFNENSGFSTGQDFFDYMRDAFDLLYAEGEAGSPKLLSIGLHDRLIGRPGRAGSLIKLLQHMAGFEGVWFCRGIDIAQHWRTQFPPGA
- a CDS encoding hypothetical protein (product_source=Hypo-rule applied; superfamily=57059,57392), which translates into the protein MDKVSRPTPLSFRDAPSLSFRDALLRGPGIHNHHRAYGFRARSQLALLAPRNDNRGCGSSSLRRVGTAQGRLCPPYSPVGLRCSKFESEIIEELRRNSFFTLPLEGEERRCVASHPGHESAEFRALHGIGAAALRPLTAHAPGGNCVRQCCAMSMPRQNQTPSKPAMCCSSLIRLPARPGRPISRSCRPIDSSFGDPASPSA
- a CDS encoding 4-aminobutyrate aminotransferase-like enzyme (product_source=COG0160; cath_funfam=3.40.640.10,3.90.1150.10; cog=COG0160; pfam=PF00202; superfamily=53383), which codes for MSRLLRTGLNAGDSVPLTVVGGEGVYFHLQDGRRLIDGSNTGGGLGHRHPKMVEAIRRAADTPVVNEGWTWIGREKAAEDLIGTAFKGEEDWVGAVRFCISGSEANDMALSLCQALTQRTALATRERAYHGLVGLSRSMTVQPHWHGGLAVHSGGSRKPAPMVDVKILPAPDGAIYGASLNNRPAREYLVDATATLADTAATIIDYTQGGIYYDGGYQDEVARHAAQAGSFWIADEVVTGAGRSGRWFAFQGAQSRPDIVTMGKSLGGGAASVAAVVVSKAIVEQLKGKSWQNYGTLRGHPISMAAVSAYLEAVTDENILAHVREMETLYARRLVEIARRHPSVKRVAGQGLHWTMELHGPDWRSWAADTTENPIASRVAVRALDAGAVIGTSGEQTSLFLAPPLIISEAESEALLEALDHGLHLADEEFARSNGSH
- a CDS encoding fatty-acyl-CoA synthase (product_source=KO:K00666; cath_funfam=2.30.38.10,3.30.300.30,3.40.50.980; cog=COG0318; ko=KO:K00666; pfam=PF00501,PF13193; superfamily=56801); its protein translation is MTDLAAFWPIDEPRHLAVPDGVLYDALARAARARPDHPATVFYGASLSYAELLRQVDAMAGYLQNVCGVRRGDRVLIALQNSPQYVIAYYAVMRADAVVVPVNPMNKTAEIGYLASDSGARTAIVGSDLAEVFEPLLGSGLDHVIVAHYRDYVPAGTPYTLPACVTQQPAEFPATPGWHLWASAIAQAERPAAMTATPDDLCILPYTSGTTGKRKACIHLHRSVLFTAVLQARWYRLGGNDVMTGFMPLFHVAGMQGSMNAAISVGATLVLMARWDKDLIPELFETYGVTFWNAAPTMIVDVLSSAGFREDCFGRLKVITGGGAAMPVAVAERLKTRFDLDFVEGYGMTETMSPTHLNPLAAPKRQCLGVPVHETDARIIDPDTMAELGNDETGEIVVHGPQVLKDYWNRPEANASAFIELDGKRFLRTGDLGYRDRDGYFFAVDRLKRMINVSGFKVWPAEVEATMYGHPAIKECCIISTPDSYRGEAVKALVTLHDAAKVTTSPDDIVAWARSAMASYKAPRVVVFVDSLPRSESNKISWRLLQEAEWKS